In Carya illinoinensis cultivar Pawnee chromosome 10, C.illinoinensisPawnee_v1, whole genome shotgun sequence, one DNA window encodes the following:
- the LOC122279726 gene encoding uncharacterized protein LOC122279726, with the protein METDDDMGTDDIGLEELFGYDKLERELVLSQNNYSPPSPRHNALNEIRDEMTREEAYSYSEQVLKSDGFDVSDIPGVNCLHQIQPCNIDYDYDMYKRFSQLAIDEYNRRFKDANAELEFVKVLKVMGQAANGIRYYITFMARDLGDGGEIKMYQAVVLDGIDSETAKSFRLKPPEDERDSGSHVNRWFWENHLCNGETCCI; encoded by the exons ATGGAGACGGACGACGACATGGGTACGGACGACATTGGTCTTGAGGAATTGTTTGGTTACGACAAGCTGGAAAGAGAATTAGTCCTCAGCCAAAACAATTATTCTCCACCTTCGCCGCGACATAACGCGCTAAATGAGATCCGTGATGAGATGACACGAGAGGAAGCCTACTCCTACAGCGAACAAGTTTTGAAGAGTGAC GGCTTTGATGTTTCTGACATCCCTGGAGTCAATTGTTTGCACCAAATTCAACCGTGCAATATAGACTACGACTATGATATGTATAAACGGTTTTCGCAGCTCGCAATCGACGAATACAATCGTCGgttcaag GATGCCAATGCAGAGTTGGAGTTTGTTAAGGTCTTGAAGGTAATGGGTCAGGCTGCCAACGGAATCAGGTATTATATAACCTTCATGGCCAGGGATCTTGGCGATGGGGGTGAGATTAAGATGTATCAAGCTGTGGTATTAGATGGGATAGACTCTGAGACAGCGAAATCCTTTAGGCTAAAGCCCCCCGAGGATGAGCGAG ATTCTGGCAGTCATGTGAATCGGTGGTTTTGGGAAAATCACCTTTGCAATG GTGAAACATGTTGTATTTGA